From the genome of Flavobacterium ovatum, one region includes:
- the porU gene encoding type IX secretion system sortase PorU, whose product MRKILFLFTVFITFLSTAQTKGDVTINWLDKTEMNYGQSKINIPQFSGNIFQYDNSKKMILLTVKLPENTAFDENNFTITNIVYENISLSQLGDILLKNIPNNPSSSLTTTLSRDIPQSFLSISPIIKDEFGFKKIISFTYLINPKNIFSTEKNLTNKSSNTKSITNSVLATGDWYRFYIEKSGVYKIPKSFLEQLGINLNNVNPKKIKLYGNGGKMLPLANSTLYPNDLTENAIQVIGENDGKFDNEDYILFYGEGTDTWNNESQTSINIYDKKSYYYINIQAEDGKRIPEKLQPTGSTTMTINTFDYTQFHELDLYNIANLGRQWFGESFEIKNIQDFSFNIPNIDNSTATTIKVVAAAAAFTPTSFKITANDSNIGTLNLSQLYVNNEDTKYTYSTFNSTFNGSEIIKIKLTYNNNGVAGSKGYLDYIQLIGKRNLKGYGSQFHFQFNGSASNLGIATYSISNAKSISEVWDLTDIYNITKYQNTNQETFSFKTNLGELRKYIAVDVADFLTPLKDNNPKVVNQNIKGTIFKNNQGQFQDIDYVIITPNFLINQAEKLASFHRSYSNLNTKVITLESIYQEFSSGKQDIAAIRNCIKYIYQNSSSNDKRIKYINLFGDASFDYKNTIPNNTNIVPIYHALIGNTIGESSFASDDFYGYMDNAEGNITNSFGGIDIAVGRMVVSDTKKADEMVNKILEYHDEKSYGSWRNNYALISDDSDKSSDATLQFRQNKLADEISLKKPFINIEKIFLDAYTQETSAGGNRYPKARTDIFNAFEKGALIFNYLGHGGEDGLSGERIWEKSDGENLSNQYRYPLFITITCDFSRFDNPYKQTAGEFTYWNPKGGAISMLTTIRAISQTSAENFNDTISKYLLAYDSNEYTSIAEALRLAKNSSPSSSSNVVFYIGDPALMLAVPKPKIRLTKVNDVPITQAIDNLKSLAKIKLTGEITDENNNAITNYNGEVFTKIFDKTIIRKTLNNDGNSPPINFNTLGETIFRGNASVINGQFEFSFVVPRDIRIPLDNGKISFYAKKSQALEDKSGLDTSIKIGGVNENAPEDNINPIVKLFMNDETFVSGGITNSSPFILALLEDENGINTASGIGHDITAVLDGDVSNPYILNDYYQTNLDDYTKGTVRFPLRNIASGLHTITFKAWDVYNNPSTIEVQFVVVGDETITLTNVLNYPNPFVNYTEFWFTHNRPFEPLDVQVQIFTVTGKVVWTKNQVITTNGFLSKEITWDGRDDFGNKIGKGVYVYKLTVKSNLTNKKAEKIEKLVIL is encoded by the coding sequence ATGAGAAAAATACTTTTTTTATTTACAGTTTTTATCACTTTTTTGTCAACGGCACAAACTAAAGGGGACGTAACCATTAACTGGCTTGATAAAACTGAAATGAATTACGGTCAATCCAAAATTAATATTCCTCAATTTTCCGGAAATATTTTTCAATATGATAATTCTAAGAAAATGATCCTCCTGACGGTAAAACTACCCGAAAACACTGCATTTGATGAAAATAATTTCACAATAACGAATATTGTTTACGAAAATATTAGCCTAAGCCAGTTAGGAGATATCCTACTCAAGAACATCCCGAACAACCCATCCTCATCATTAACAACAACATTATCTAGAGATATTCCTCAGTCCTTTTTATCCATATCACCAATAATCAAAGATGAATTTGGTTTCAAAAAAATCATCTCATTCACCTATCTCATTAATCCAAAAAATATTTTTTCAACAGAAAAAAATCTTACTAATAAAAGCTCAAACACCAAGTCGATTACAAATTCTGTACTGGCAACTGGAGATTGGTACCGATTTTATATTGAAAAATCAGGGGTATATAAGATACCCAAAAGTTTCCTAGAACAACTTGGCATCAACCTAAATAATGTTAATCCTAAAAAAATTAAACTTTACGGAAATGGCGGAAAAATGCTACCCTTGGCTAACTCTACACTTTACCCTAATGATTTAACAGAAAATGCGATCCAAGTAATTGGTGAAAATGATGGGAAATTCGACAATGAAGATTATATCCTTTTTTATGGTGAAGGCACAGATACTTGGAACAATGAAAGTCAGACTTCAATAAATATTTATGACAAGAAGTCCTATTACTACATAAACATACAAGCTGAAGACGGCAAAAGAATTCCTGAAAAACTCCAACCTACAGGTAGTACCACGATGACTATAAATACTTTTGACTATACACAATTTCACGAACTTGACTTATACAATATTGCTAATCTAGGGCGACAATGGTTTGGCGAATCATTCGAAATAAAAAACATCCAAGATTTCAGCTTTAACATCCCTAACATTGACAACTCGACCGCTACGACTATTAAAGTTGTGGCCGCAGCAGCTGCATTCACACCTACATCATTCAAAATAACCGCAAATGACTCTAACATCGGAACACTTAATCTGTCCCAATTATATGTAAATAACGAAGACACTAAATACACTTATAGCACCTTCAACTCTACCTTTAACGGGTCCGAAATCATCAAAATCAAACTTACGTATAACAACAATGGAGTTGCTGGATCAAAAGGATATTTAGATTACATACAGCTAATTGGTAAAAGAAACCTGAAAGGTTACGGAAGTCAATTTCATTTTCAATTCAACGGATCAGCTTCTAACCTCGGAATTGCAACCTACAGTATCTCAAATGCAAAGTCAATCTCTGAAGTTTGGGACCTTACCGATATATACAATATAACTAAATATCAAAATACAAACCAAGAAACATTTTCTTTTAAAACGAACTTAGGCGAATTAAGAAAATACATAGCCGTTGATGTTGCCGATTTTTTGACACCTTTAAAAGACAACAACCCAAAGGTTGTCAATCAAAATATCAAAGGAACAATTTTCAAAAACAACCAGGGACAATTCCAAGATATTGATTATGTAATTATTACTCCAAACTTCTTAATAAACCAAGCTGAAAAACTAGCTAGCTTCCACCGTTCTTACTCTAATTTAAACACCAAGGTAATTACGTTAGAATCTATTTACCAAGAATTTTCATCCGGAAAACAAGATATCGCAGCTATTCGAAATTGCATTAAATATATCTATCAAAACAGCTCGTCGAATGACAAAAGAATAAAATACATTAACTTATTTGGTGATGCATCATTCGATTATAAAAACACAATACCCAACAACACTAATATTGTTCCTATTTACCACGCTTTAATAGGCAATACTATTGGCGAATCATCTTTTGCTTCTGACGACTTTTATGGATATATGGACAATGCTGAAGGTAACATTACTAATTCATTCGGAGGAATTGATATAGCCGTTGGTCGAATGGTTGTTTCTGATACTAAAAAAGCTGACGAAATGGTCAACAAAATTTTAGAATATCATGACGAAAAATCATACGGAAGCTGGAGAAATAATTATGCTTTAATAAGTGATGACTCTGACAAATCATCAGACGCAACCTTACAATTCAGACAAAACAAACTAGCAGATGAAATCTCTTTAAAAAAACCATTTATAAATATTGAAAAAATATTCTTAGATGCCTACACTCAAGAAACTTCAGCTGGAGGAAATAGATACCCCAAAGCAAGAACTGACATCTTTAATGCCTTCGAGAAAGGAGCTCTTATTTTTAATTACCTAGGACATGGTGGAGAAGACGGACTTTCAGGAGAAAGAATTTGGGAGAAATCAGATGGAGAAAATCTAAGCAATCAATATAGATATCCCTTATTCATAACGATCACTTGTGATTTTTCAAGATTTGACAACCCTTATAAGCAAACAGCAGGAGAGTTCACTTATTGGAACCCAAAAGGAGGAGCTATTTCAATGCTTACCACAATTCGTGCTATATCACAGACTTCGGCTGAAAATTTTAATGACACTATATCTAAATACCTTTTAGCGTATGATTCTAACGAATACACAAGTATTGCAGAAGCTTTAAGGCTAGCAAAAAACAGCAGTCCAAGTTCTTCCTCAAACGTTGTTTTCTATATCGGAGATCCCGCTTTAATGCTTGCAGTTCCAAAACCTAAAATCCGACTTACCAAAGTAAATGATGTTCCAATTACTCAAGCAATAGACAATCTAAAATCCTTGGCCAAAATAAAATTAACTGGAGAAATAACAGATGAAAATAATAATGCTATAACAAATTACAATGGTGAAGTTTTTACCAAAATATTTGACAAAACCATAATAAGAAAAACACTTAATAACGACGGTAATAGCCCTCCAATCAACTTCAACACCTTAGGTGAGACTATTTTTAGAGGTAATGCTTCTGTAATAAATGGACAATTTGAGTTTAGTTTTGTTGTACCTAGAGATATTAGAATTCCATTAGATAATGGTAAAATTAGTTTTTACGCAAAAAAAAGCCAAGCACTTGAGGATAAATCAGGCCTAGATACTAGTATCAAAATTGGAGGTGTAAATGAAAATGCTCCCGAAGACAATATTAATCCAATTGTTAAGTTATTTATGAATGACGAAACTTTTGTTTCAGGTGGCATAACAAATTCATCACCATTTATCCTAGCGCTTCTAGAAGATGAAAATGGAATAAATACGGCAAGTGGCATTGGACACGACATCACTGCTGTATTAGATGGAGACGTGAGTAATCCTTATATTTTAAATGATTATTATCAAACAAATTTAGATGATTACACTAAAGGAACAGTACGTTTTCCATTGCGAAATATCGCATCAGGATTACATACAATAACATTCAAAGCCTGGGACGTTTACAACAACCCTTCAACAATTGAAGTGCAATTTGTTGTTGTAGGGGACGAAACCATAACTCTGACCAATGTATTGAACTACCCAAATCCGTTTGTAAATTATACCGAATTTTGGTTTACACACAATAGACCATTTGAACCTTTAGATGTTCAAGTGCAAATATTCACCGTTACAGGAAAAGTAGTTTGGACTAAAAACCAAGTTATAACAACCAATGGCTTTTTATCAAAAGAAATCACATGGGACGGTAGGGATGATTTTGGGAATAAAATTGGAAAAGGTGTCTATGTTTATAAACTAACTGTTAAATCGAATTTAACTAATAAAAAAGCTGAAAAAATCGAAAAACTTGTTATCCTTTAA
- the cdd gene encoding cytidine deaminase: MNKITITSQFTVYSNSNELSEETQKLLEKAIEIRRKAYAPYSKFKVGAAVLLDNGEIVVGSNQENAAYPSGLCAERVAIFQAGSIYPSAKIKSIVISAASEQNTTKTPIPPCGACRQSIAEYEIRQNTNIEIYFTGEMGDIYKSDSLKNLLPLLFNKNML, encoded by the coding sequence ATGAATAAAATAACGATTACTAGTCAATTTACAGTCTATAGTAATTCAAATGAATTATCAGAAGAAACTCAAAAACTATTAGAAAAAGCAATAGAAATAAGGAGAAAAGCATACGCACCTTATTCTAAATTTAAAGTTGGGGCTGCAGTATTATTAGACAATGGAGAAATTGTTGTAGGTTCCAACCAAGAAAATGCAGCATACCCTTCAGGTCTTTGTGCCGAAAGAGTCGCTATATTTCAAGCGGGATCAATATATCCAAGTGCAAAAATTAAATCTATCGTTATTTCTGCCGCATCTGAGCAAAACACTACAAAAACTCCCATCCCTCCTTGTGGAGCATGTAGACAATCGATCGCAGAGTACGAAATAAGACAAAATACAAATATTGAAATCTATTTTACTGGAGAAATGGGCGACATTTACAAATCAGACTCCTTAAAAAACTTACTCCCGTTATTATTTAACAAAAACATGTTGTAA
- the pdhA gene encoding pyruvate dehydrogenase (acetyl-transferring) E1 component subunit alpha: MKEVTKEVYLKWYEDMLLWRKFEDKLAALYIQQKVRGFLHLYNGQEAVLAGALHAMDLTKDKMITAYRNHVQPIGMGVDPRRVMAELMGKVTGTSKGMGGSMHIFSKEHRFYGGHGIVGGQIPVGAGLAFGDKYNNTGGVTMTYFGDGAARQGSLHESFNMAMLWKLPVVFIVENNGYAMGTSVERSANHTDIWKLGLGYEMPCGPVDGMNPVKVAEAMTEAIERARRGDGPTFLEMKTYRYRGHSMSDAQLYRSKEEVEEYKKIDPITQILDVIKEKKYATPEDIAAIEQRVKVKVQECVDFAESSPYPEVQQLYDVVYAQEDYPFLPHKL; the protein is encoded by the coding sequence ATGAAAGAAGTTACAAAAGAGGTTTATTTGAAGTGGTACGAAGACATGCTACTTTGGAGAAAGTTTGAGGACAAACTTGCGGCATTATACATTCAACAGAAAGTTAGAGGTTTTCTACACTTGTATAATGGTCAAGAAGCAGTATTAGCAGGTGCATTACATGCTATGGATCTGACAAAAGACAAAATGATTACTGCTTATAGAAATCACGTACAGCCAATTGGAATGGGTGTTGATCCAAGAAGAGTAATGGCGGAACTTATGGGAAAAGTAACAGGTACTTCCAAAGGTATGGGAGGATCAATGCACATTTTCTCAAAAGAACACCGTTTTTATGGTGGACACGGAATTGTAGGTGGACAAATTCCTGTAGGAGCCGGACTGGCTTTTGGAGACAAATACAATAATACAGGAGGAGTAACCATGACCTATTTTGGAGATGGAGCTGCTCGTCAAGGATCTCTTCATGAATCTTTTAACATGGCTATGTTATGGAAACTACCAGTAGTTTTCATCGTTGAAAACAACGGATACGCTATGGGAACTTCAGTTGAAAGATCCGCAAATCATACTGACATCTGGAAATTAGGTTTAGGATACGAAATGCCTTGTGGACCAGTTGACGGAATGAATCCAGTAAAAGTTGCTGAAGCAATGACAGAAGCTATAGAAAGAGCACGTCGTGGTGATGGACCAACATTTTTAGAAATGAAAACGTACCGTTATAGAGGACACTCAATGTCTGATGCTCAGTTGTATCGTTCTAAAGAAGAAGTAGAAGAATACAAAAAAATAGATCCAATTACACAAATTTTAGACGTAATCAAGGAAAAAAAATACGCTACACCAGAAGATATCGCTGCAATTGAACAAAGAGTAAAAGTTAAAGTTCAAGAATGTGTTGACTTTGCAGAGAGTTCTCCTTACCCAGAGGTTCAGCAACTATACGATGTAGTGTACGCACAAGAAGATTATCCATTTTTACCTCATAAATTATAA
- the porV gene encoding type IX secretion system outer membrane channel protein PorV, whose translation MKKIILVTSCLLVFSFGKAQENRVITTGVPFLLVSADARAAGMADIGVATSTDAFSQQWNPAKYAFATDKQGVSLSYTPYLTDLANDIALGQLTYYNKINERSAFATSLRYFSFGEIELRQTGEPNEITNKVSPNELAIDGSYSLKLSETFSMAVAGRYIRSSLKVADSNNDASAANSFAIDVAGFYESEEIAYTDFNGRWRAGFNIQNLGPKISYDNDDISSNFLPANLKVGTGFDFIFDDYNKIAVNVEFNKLLVPTPQFGVDLNGDNIVDSDDTTIAKNDYRSIGWTSGIFKSLGDAPDGISEELKEVTYALGAEYLYQDSFAMRLGYFNESALKGARKYFSLGAGFKYTTVKIDVSYLFSASKVKNPLENTLRFSLTLNFGDKYERY comes from the coding sequence ATGAAAAAAATAATTCTTGTTACCAGCTGTTTACTAGTATTTTCATTCGGAAAAGCTCAAGAAAATAGAGTAATCACTACTGGTGTACCTTTTTTATTAGTTTCGGCTGATGCAAGAGCGGCAGGTATGGCTGATATAGGAGTAGCTACATCAACAGATGCATTTTCACAACAATGGAATCCAGCTAAATATGCATTTGCAACAGACAAACAAGGAGTTTCACTTAGTTACACTCCTTATCTTACCGACCTTGCAAATGACATTGCCCTTGGACAACTAACGTATTACAACAAAATCAATGAGCGTTCTGCTTTTGCGACTAGCCTTCGTTATTTTAGTTTTGGTGAAATTGAATTACGCCAAACTGGAGAACCTAATGAAATTACAAATAAAGTTTCCCCAAACGAACTAGCAATAGACGGATCGTACTCATTAAAGTTAAGTGAAACATTCTCCATGGCAGTTGCTGGAAGATATATTCGGTCTTCACTCAAAGTAGCTGACAGTAATAATGATGCATCAGCTGCGAATTCATTTGCAATTGACGTTGCAGGTTTCTACGAATCTGAGGAAATAGCTTATACTGATTTCAATGGTAGATGGAGAGCTGGATTCAACATCCAAAATTTAGGACCAAAAATCAGTTATGACAATGATGACATAAGTTCTAATTTTCTACCCGCAAATCTAAAAGTAGGAACTGGTTTCGACTTTATATTTGATGACTATAATAAAATTGCTGTTAACGTAGAGTTCAACAAGCTATTAGTACCTACACCACAATTTGGGGTTGATTTAAATGGTGATAACATAGTTGATAGTGATGACACCACAATTGCTAAAAATGACTATCGCTCTATAGGTTGGACCTCTGGAATTTTCAAATCATTAGGAGATGCTCCAGACGGAATAAGTGAAGAATTAAAGGAAGTAACCTATGCTTTAGGTGCTGAATATTTATATCAAGATTCCTTCGCAATGCGTTTAGGCTACTTTAATGAAAGTGCTCTAAAAGGAGCAAGAAAATACTTCTCTCTTGGAGCAGGATTTAAATACACAACTGTAAAAATTGACGTATCTTACTTATTTTCAGCATCAAAAGTAAAAAACCCATTAGAAAACACCTTGCGTTTTTCACTTACACTTAACTTCGGTGACAAATACGAAAGATATTAA
- a CDS encoding glycosyltransferase, whose protein sequence is MEKVNKTVLIIGSVWPEPNSSAAGYRMLQLISCFKEEGYHVVFSSPAMDSDFMVNLEDFGVEKKTIKLNCSSFDAYVKELIPTIVLFDRFMMEEQFGWRVVESCPAALRLLDTEDLHCLRLARQKAFKEKRIFQIEDLLVEEVSKREIASILRCDLSLMISNFEMDILKSVFKVDEKLLFYLPFLLDTNADSNFIPFQQRKNYVFIGNFLHEPNWNAVQYLKETIWPLIKQQQSDAELHIYGAYPSQKVLQLHNPKQGFHIQGRAANAQKVISEARVLLAPLRFGAGLKGKLVESMQYGTPTVTTAIGAEAMHEDLPWNGFIENEEVFFAQKAVELYNNEKLWIQAQQQGVEIISQCYDKSLFESQFKTKISNLLANLSQHRKSNFYGNLLQHHSFNSTKYMSRWIEEKNKK, encoded by the coding sequence ATGGAAAAAGTCAACAAAACAGTTTTAATTATAGGGTCCGTTTGGCCAGAGCCCAATTCATCTGCCGCAGGATATAGAATGTTACAACTTATTTCTTGTTTTAAGGAAGAAGGGTATCATGTCGTTTTTTCAAGTCCAGCCATGGATAGTGATTTTATGGTTAATCTAGAAGATTTTGGAGTGGAGAAAAAGACCATCAAGCTCAATTGCTCCAGCTTTGACGCTTATGTCAAAGAATTAATTCCAACCATCGTTTTGTTTGACCGATTCATGATGGAAGAGCAATTTGGTTGGCGTGTTGTCGAAAGTTGCCCAGCAGCTTTACGATTGCTTGATACAGAAGATTTGCACTGTTTGAGATTGGCCAGACAAAAAGCTTTCAAAGAAAAAAGAATTTTTCAAATCGAAGATTTATTAGTCGAAGAAGTTTCCAAACGCGAAATTGCCAGTATCTTAAGATGTGATTTGTCATTAATGATTTCCAATTTCGAAATGGATATTCTCAAATCCGTTTTCAAAGTCGATGAAAAGTTGCTGTTTTACCTTCCGTTTTTATTAGATACTAATGCTGATTCAAATTTTATTCCTTTCCAACAAAGAAAAAACTATGTCTTCATTGGAAACTTTTTACACGAGCCCAATTGGAATGCAGTTCAATATCTCAAAGAAACAATTTGGCCCCTTATAAAGCAACAACAATCTGATGCCGAACTACATATTTACGGTGCTTATCCATCACAAAAAGTGCTACAGCTTCATAATCCCAAACAAGGATTTCATATTCAAGGGCGTGCTGCAAATGCTCAAAAGGTAATTTCTGAAGCTCGGGTTTTATTAGCTCCTTTGCGTTTTGGTGCTGGTTTAAAAGGAAAACTGGTCGAATCGATGCAATACGGAACTCCTACTGTAACAACAGCCATCGGTGCAGAAGCTATGCATGAGGATTTACCTTGGAATGGTTTTATAGAAAATGAAGAAGTCTTTTTTGCTCAAAAAGCGGTCGAATTGTATAATAATGAAAAACTTTGGATTCAGGCGCAACAACAGGGAGTTGAAATTATTTCCCAGTGTTATGACAAAAGTCTTTTTGAATCCCAATTCAAGACAAAGATTTCAAATTTATTGGCCAATTTGTCCCAACATCGAAAATCAAATTTTTACGGAAACCTTTTGCAACATCATAGTTTCAATAGTACAAAATATATGTCAAGGTGGATTGAAGAAAAAAATAAAAAGTAA
- a CDS encoding tRNA-(ms[2]io[6]A)-hydroxylase: MLGLKLVTDPRWVNIVESNIEEILTDHAWCEQKAASNAISLITQNSEKEELVTELMVIAREELEHLQMVHNLIKSKGLILGRERKDSYVNELFKFMKKDGSRNDALCERLLFSAMIEARSCERFKVLSENIADPELAKFYKDLMISEAGHYTTFLGFARKYADHVDVDKRWKEWIEFETSIIVNYGKTETIHG, translated from the coding sequence ATGTTAGGATTAAAATTGGTCACAGACCCAAGATGGGTAAATATAGTAGAATCGAATATTGAAGAAATATTGACAGACCACGCTTGGTGCGAACAAAAAGCGGCTTCGAATGCGATAAGTTTGATTACCCAAAATTCGGAAAAAGAAGAATTGGTAACCGAATTAATGGTCATTGCTAGGGAAGAATTGGAGCATTTGCAAATGGTACACAACTTAATCAAAAGCAAAGGACTGATTTTGGGAAGAGAACGCAAAGACAGTTATGTAAACGAACTTTTTAAGTTCATGAAAAAAGACGGTAGTCGCAATGATGCTTTGTGCGAGCGATTGTTGTTTTCGGCTATGATAGAAGCGAGAAGTTGCGAACGCTTCAAGGTTTTGTCTGAGAATATTGCTGACCCAGAATTGGCTAAATTCTACAAGGATTTGATGATTAGCGAAGCGGGACATTATACCACGTTTTTAGGCTTTGCTCGAAAATATGCGGACCATGTTGATGTGGACAAACGCTGGAAGGAATGGATTGAATTTGAGACTTCTATTATCGTGAATTACGGTAAAACCGAAACTATACATGGATAA
- a CDS encoding 2-oxo acid dehydrogenase subunit E2: MAIKVTMPRLSDTMTEGTVATWLKKVGDKISEGDILAEIETDKATMEFESFNEGTLLYIGIPEGETAPIDSLLAIIGDEGEDVSALIAGDAPAAPEAAAKETKPTEAKAAPAALPEGVIVVTMPRLSDTMTEGTVATWLKKVGDVIAEGDILAEIETDKATMEFESFNEGTLLYIGIEEGNSAPIDSLLAIIGPAGTDVSGIAEGYTAGGSAPAAATEEAKPAAAATATKALEPAATATADGGRIFASPLAKKIASDKGVNLAQVKGSGENGRIVKNDIENFTPAAAAPVAAAKSDAPAAAAPKLFVPAGEVVTEEIKNSQMRKIIAKRLAESLFTAPHYNLVIEVTMDDAMKSRVTINSVPDTKVSFNDMVIKACALALKKHPKINSQWSADAITINHHVSIGVAVAVEDGLVVPVLKFTDAMSLSQIGASVRDLAGRAKNKKLGPAEMEGSTFTVSNLGMFGILEFNSIINQPNSAILSVGAIVEKPVVKNGQIVVGNTMMLSLACDHRTIDGATGAQFLQTLKQYIENPVTMLA, translated from the coding sequence ATGGCAATTAAAGTAACAATGCCTCGTTTGAGCGATACTATGACGGAAGGAACGGTAGCGACTTGGCTTAAAAAAGTAGGTGACAAAATAAGTGAAGGTGATATCCTTGCTGAAATTGAAACTGACAAAGCAACAATGGAATTTGAGTCTTTCAACGAAGGAACTCTTTTATATATTGGAATCCCAGAAGGAGAAACTGCTCCTATTGACTCATTACTAGCGATTATCGGTGATGAAGGTGAAGATGTTTCTGCACTTATTGCAGGTGACGCTCCTGCTGCTCCGGAAGCTGCCGCTAAAGAAACAAAACCAACAGAAGCTAAAGCTGCTCCTGCTGCATTGCCAGAAGGTGTTATTGTAGTAACGATGCCTCGTTTAAGCGATACCATGACAGAAGGTACTGTTGCAACTTGGTTGAAAAAAGTAGGTGATGTTATTGCCGAAGGCGATATCCTTGCTGAAATCGAAACAGACAAAGCAACTATGGAATTTGAGTCTTTCAACGAAGGAACTCTATTATATATTGGAATTGAAGAAGGAAACTCTGCTCCTATTGATAGCTTACTAGCTATTATCGGACCTGCAGGAACTGATGTTTCAGGAATTGCTGAAGGTTACACAGCTGGAGGATCTGCTCCTGCTGCTGCAACTGAAGAAGCTAAACCTGCTGCCGCTGCTACGGCTACAAAAGCTCTAGAGCCAGCTGCTACAGCTACTGCTGATGGTGGAAGAATTTTTGCTTCTCCTCTTGCTAAGAAAATTGCAAGTGACAAAGGGGTTAATTTAGCACAAGTTAAAGGATCAGGTGAAAATGGACGTATCGTAAAAAACGATATCGAAAACTTCACTCCTGCTGCCGCTGCACCTGTTGCTGCTGCAAAATCTGACGCTCCTGCTGCAGCTGCACCAAAATTATTCGTTCCTGCTGGCGAAGTAGTTACAGAAGAAATTAAAAACTCGCAAATGCGTAAAATCATTGCGAAACGTTTGGCTGAATCATTGTTCACGGCACCTCATTACAACTTAGTAATTGAAGTGACTATGGACGATGCAATGAAATCTAGAGTAACGATCAATAGCGTTCCTGATACAAAAGTATCTTTCAACGATATGGTGATCAAAGCTTGTGCATTGGCATTGAAAAAGCATCCTAAAATTAACTCTCAATGGTCTGCTGACGCAATTACAATCAATCACCACGTAAGTATTGGTGTTGCTGTTGCTGTCGAAGACGGATTGGTTGTTCCTGTATTGAAATTCACTGACGCTATGAGTTTATCTCAAATCGGTGCTAGTGTAAGAGATCTTGCTGGAAGAGCTAAAAACAAAAAACTAGGACCTGCTGAAATGGAAGGAAGCACATTTACAGTTTCTAACTTAGGTATGTTTGGAATCCTTGAATTTAATTCAATTATCAACCAACCAAACTCTGCAATCCTTTCTGTTGGAGCAATAGTTGAAAAACCAGTTGTTAAAAACGGACAAATTGTAGTAGGAAACACAATGATGCTTTCACTAGCTTGCGACCACCGTACAATCGATGGAGCAACTGGAGCTCAGTTCTTACAAACATTAAAACAATACATTGAAAACCCAGTAACGATGCTTGCATAA